A window from Synechococcus sp. RSCCF101 encodes these proteins:
- a CDS encoding potassium channel family protein, producing the protein MRSSRPRPPADDLPLPSRRQHRLYRMLLAIEVALLIAFAFQRLSWFVGPGYTLLALVMGFLENSGTTPRLRRSTRLYRTLGVSTLVAMWIWLLTPVKLLISGLPLVVLLALYVGWSVMRLVERLAQERQVTGDVLTGAAAGYLLLGLASALLVTTLETIQPGSFSSLLSEAETARIQEGFVQEAAVIRSTAVFTRLNYFAFVCLSTVGFGDITPSTPPAQMLSVAISVIGPLYLAVVMGVLIGRYAQPPEPSEPQGPDQIDV; encoded by the coding sequence ATGCGCTCCAGCCGCCCGAGGCCCCCCGCTGACGACCTTCCCCTGCCGAGCCGGCGCCAGCACCGCCTCTACCGGATGCTGCTGGCGATCGAGGTGGCCCTGCTCATCGCCTTCGCCTTCCAGCGGCTCAGCTGGTTCGTCGGTCCGGGCTACACCCTGCTGGCCCTGGTGATGGGGTTCCTCGAGAACTCCGGCACCACGCCGCGGCTGCGGCGCTCCACCCGCCTGTACCGGACCCTCGGCGTGTCCACGCTGGTGGCGATGTGGATCTGGCTGCTCACGCCGGTGAAGCTGCTGATCAGCGGCCTGCCCCTGGTGGTGCTGCTGGCGCTCTACGTGGGCTGGAGCGTGATGCGGCTGGTGGAGCGGCTGGCGCAGGAGCGGCAGGTCACCGGCGATGTGCTGACCGGTGCGGCGGCCGGTTATCTGCTGCTCGGCCTGGCGTCGGCCCTGCTGGTGACCACGCTCGAGACGATCCAGCCCGGCAGCTTCTCCTCCCTGCTCAGCGAGGCCGAGACCGCCCGCATCCAGGAGGGCTTCGTGCAGGAGGCCGCCGTGATCCGCTCCACCGCGGTGTTCACCCGGCTCAACTACTTCGCCTTCGTCTGCCTCAGCACGGTGGGCTTCGGCGACATCACCCCCTCCACGCCGCCGGCCCAGATGCTCAGCGTGGCCATCAGCGTGATCGGTCCCCTCTATCTGGCCGTGGTGATGGGGGTGCTGATCGGGCGCTACGCCCAGCCGCCCGAGCCCTCAGAGCCGCAGGGTCCAGATCAGATCGACGTCTGA
- the lexA gene encoding transcriptional repressor LexA translates to MIHGLSAARDELTSAQRELYDWLRDYIREHRHSPSIRQMVEAMGLRSPAPIQSRLRHLQRKGWITWQEGQARTLQLLGEESEGVPVLGAVAAGGLIESFDDVQEHLDLAPVLDRRGLFALTVNGDSMVDAHIADGDMVLMEPVADASRVRNGTIVAAMVPGAGTTLKVFHGEGSQVRLEPSNPAYEPIVLPAEDVLVQGTLVAVWRPVAV, encoded by the coding sequence ATGATCCACGGCCTCTCCGCCGCCCGCGATGAGCTCACCAGCGCCCAGCGGGAGCTCTACGACTGGCTGCGCGACTACATCCGCGAACACCGGCACAGCCCCTCGATCCGCCAGATGGTGGAGGCGATGGGGCTGCGCTCACCGGCCCCGATCCAGAGCCGCCTGCGTCATCTGCAGCGCAAGGGCTGGATCACCTGGCAGGAGGGCCAGGCGCGCACCCTGCAGCTGCTGGGCGAGGAGAGCGAGGGGGTGCCGGTGCTGGGCGCCGTGGCGGCCGGCGGCCTGATCGAGAGCTTCGATGACGTGCAGGAACACCTCGATCTGGCCCCCGTGCTCGATCGCCGCGGCCTGTTCGCCCTGACGGTGAACGGCGACAGCATGGTGGACGCCCACATCGCCGATGGCGACATGGTGCTGATGGAGCCAGTGGCCGATGCCTCCCGGGTGCGCAACGGCACGATCGTGGCGGCGATGGTGCCCGGTGCCGGCACCACCCTCAAGGTGTTCCACGGCGAGGGATCGCAGGTGCGGCTGGAGCCCTCCAACCCGGCCTACGAGCCGATCGTGCTGCCCGCCGAGGACGTGCTGGTGCAGGGCACCCTGGTGGCGGTGTGGCGCCCCGTCGCCGTGTAA
- a CDS encoding 2Fe-2S iron-sulfur cluster-binding protein, producing MAAAAVSIRWPNGARSTVPAGTDWLSAASAAGFAIPTGCLGGSCGACEIDVNGQTVRACISTVPACRDGELTVELFSDPAWG from the coding sequence ATGGCGGCTGCCGCGGTGAGCATCCGCTGGCCCAACGGGGCCCGCAGCACGGTTCCGGCAGGAACCGACTGGCTCTCGGCCGCCTCGGCGGCGGGATTCGCCATCCCCACCGGCTGCCTCGGCGGCAGCTGCGGTGCCTGCGAGATCGATGTGAACGGCCAGACCGTGCGGGCCTGCATCAGCACCGTGCCGGCCTGCCGGGATGGGGAGCTGACGGTGGAGCTCTTCAGCGATCCGGCCTGGGGGTGA
- a CDS encoding cobyric acid synthase: MVLGTSSGAGKSLMTAALCRVLRRRGERPLPFKGQNMSLNAWVDAGGGEMAYSQALQAWAAQLEPEVSMNPVLLKPQGDTTSEVIHLGRRAGTSRAEHYYRDWFRPGWQAIRTGLDQLRQAHPGGRLVLEGAGSPVEMNLQPRDLTNLRLAQFLRARCLLVADIERGGVFAQIVGTLALLRPVERPLIRGLLINRFRGRRSLFDDGRRWLEQRTGLPVLGVMPWLEECFPPEDSLDLLERRGRKSAAELEIAVLRLPSLSNFSDLDPLEAEPSLRLRWLSPGGVLGRPDAVLLPGSKRTLADLQVLQQSGLADQLGAYAAAGGVVFGLCGGMQMLGRELQDPGGLEGGRAEAHGLGLLPLRTVFEPGKTLRRRRVPTCAGAGLPPAAGTEPTGAASGEAPWLIEGFELHQGQSNWLGEAAGGTAAANGGAWLAEPGLGWQQGSVAGSYLHGLFENGPWRRRWLNHLRARRGLAPLPEQVPHHARQRELLLDRLAEAFEEHVNLAPLLAP; the protein is encoded by the coding sequence ATGGTGCTGGGCACCAGCAGCGGTGCCGGCAAGTCGCTGATGACGGCGGCGCTCTGCCGGGTGCTGCGCCGCCGCGGTGAGCGGCCGCTCCCCTTCAAGGGGCAGAACATGAGCCTCAATGCCTGGGTGGATGCCGGTGGCGGTGAGATGGCCTATTCCCAGGCGCTGCAGGCGTGGGCAGCGCAGCTGGAGCCGGAGGTGAGCATGAACCCGGTGCTGCTCAAACCCCAGGGCGACACCACCAGCGAGGTGATCCACCTGGGTCGGCGGGCCGGGACCAGCCGGGCGGAGCACTACTACCGCGACTGGTTCCGGCCGGGTTGGCAAGCGATCCGCACCGGTCTCGATCAGCTCCGGCAGGCCCACCCCGGCGGCCGGCTCGTGCTGGAGGGTGCGGGCAGCCCCGTGGAGATGAACCTGCAGCCGCGCGATCTCACCAACCTGCGGCTGGCCCAGTTCCTCAGGGCCCGCTGCCTGCTGGTGGCCGACATCGAACGCGGCGGCGTGTTCGCCCAGATCGTGGGAACCCTGGCCCTGCTGCGGCCGGTGGAACGGCCCCTGATCCGCGGGTTGCTGATCAACCGTTTCCGCGGCCGCCGCAGCCTGTTCGACGACGGACGCCGCTGGCTCGAGCAGCGCACCGGCCTGCCGGTGCTGGGCGTGATGCCCTGGCTGGAGGAGTGCTTCCCCCCCGAGGACTCCCTCGATCTGCTGGAACGGCGCGGCCGCAAGTCCGCCGCCGAGCTGGAGATCGCCGTGCTGCGGCTGCCGTCCCTGAGCAACTTCTCCGACCTCGACCCCCTGGAGGCCGAGCCCTCGCTGCGGCTGCGCTGGCTCAGCCCCGGCGGCGTGCTGGGTCGGCCGGATGCGGTGCTGCTGCCGGGCAGCAAGCGAACCCTGGCCGATCTGCAGGTGCTGCAGCAGAGCGGTCTCGCCGATCAGCTGGGCGCCTATGCGGCGGCGGGAGGCGTGGTGTTCGGCCTCTGCGGCGGCATGCAGATGCTGGGGCGGGAGCTGCAGGACCCCGGCGGCCTCGAGGGTGGCCGGGCCGAGGCGCATGGGCTCGGCCTGCTTCCACTGCGCACCGTGTTCGAGCCGGGCAAGACCCTGCGGCGCCGGCGGGTGCCCACCTGCGCCGGCGCCGGTCTGCCTCCCGCGGCGGGCACCGAGCCGACAGGTGCTGCGTCCGGCGAGGCGCCCTGGCTGATCGAGGGCTTTGAGCTGCACCAGGGCCAGTCGAACTGGCTGGGTGAGGCGGCTGGCGGGACTGCCGCTGCGAATGGCGGGGCCTGGCTGGCCGAGCCGGGTCTGGGCTGGCAGCAGGGCTCGGTGGCGGGCAGCTATCTGCACGGCCTGTTCGAGAACGGACCCTGGCGTCGCCGCTGGCTCAACCACCTGCGGGCGAGGCGCGGCCTGGCGCCGCTGCCGGAGCAGGTTCCCCACCACGCCCGTCAGCGGGAGTTGCTGCTCGACCGGCTGGCGGAGGCCTTCGAGGAGCATGTGAACCTCGCGCCCCTGCTGGCTCCATGA
- a CDS encoding chloride channel protein, whose product MRSRHDRPAWLALLTALALAVLVGAAGGSLAAFSLRGLDALLGLVWGKGVLAGAPSSRTLLAALAITLPVGLGLAVLRRTGGAPGAASASPALLPELPDTLRELRGSAGLSSAGWWRQLLSGALALLGGAPIGPEALLTRLVALISHGLWRGRDQALPAAAVAGSLGIFQAPLLGGAVLAGRRWSLLWRWLPGTLAGLAGFVTAGGGRALGGLAGVPYQWPDGGQQGLAALSVSVVAGLLGLLLGRVALAWRGLLRRCLRDDPPLWLTPATGLLLAFSGWCLPLAVFSGEQQLRPLLLDAPTGAPLLLLSGLAKLLLAALCLETGWRGGLFFPAILASACVGLGAHGLLPWWGEPQSWVAGVTGGTLSALLGAPVVALVLGLALLEGHAAGALLIGVLIGQLSTRVLSRGRLAASE is encoded by the coding sequence ATGAGGTCCCGCCACGACCGCCCTGCCTGGCTGGCGCTGCTGACGGCTCTGGCTCTGGCGGTGCTGGTGGGTGCGGCGGGTGGATCCCTGGCCGCCTTCAGCCTGCGGGGGCTCGATGCGCTGCTGGGGCTGGTGTGGGGCAAGGGGGTGCTGGCGGGCGCCCCGAGCTCCCGCACACTCCTGGCCGCGCTCGCGATCACGCTGCCGGTGGGGCTCGGGCTCGCCGTCCTTCGGCGGACCGGCGGCGCTCCCGGGGCGGCCTCGGCCTCCCCTGCCCTGCTGCCCGAACTGCCCGACACCCTGCGGGAGCTGCGCGGGTCCGCCGGGCTGAGCAGCGCCGGCTGGTGGCGTCAGCTGCTCAGCGGTGCCCTGGCGCTTCTGGGTGGAGCCCCCATCGGCCCCGAGGCGCTGCTCACCCGCCTGGTGGCCCTGATCAGCCACGGCCTCTGGCGCGGCCGGGATCAGGCCCTGCCGGCAGCCGCCGTGGCCGGCAGCCTCGGCATCTTCCAGGCGCCGCTGCTGGGCGGGGCGGTGCTGGCCGGCCGCCGCTGGTCGCTGCTCTGGCGCTGGCTGCCGGGCACCCTGGCCGGCCTGGCCGGCTTCGTGACCGCCGGCGGCGGCCGCGCCCTGGGCGGGCTGGCCGGTGTTCCCTATCAGTGGCCCGATGGTGGGCAGCAGGGTCTCGCCGCGCTCTCGGTGTCTGTGGTGGCCGGCCTGCTGGGGCTGCTCCTGGGCCGCGTGGCCCTGGCCTGGCGTGGCCTGCTGAGGCGCTGTCTGCGCGACGACCCGCCGCTCTGGCTCACCCCGGCCACCGGCCTGCTGCTGGCCTTCAGCGGGTGGTGCCTTCCCCTGGCCGTGTTCTCAGGCGAGCAGCAGCTGCGCCCTCTGCTGCTGGATGCACCCACCGGGGCGCCGCTGCTGCTGCTCTCGGGCCTCGCCAAGCTGCTGCTGGCCGCTCTCTGCCTGGAAACGGGCTGGCGCGGCGGATTGTTCTTCCCCGCAATCCTGGCCAGCGCCTGCGTAGGACTAGGGGCTCATGGTCTGCTGCCCTGGTGGGGGGAGCCCCAGAGCTGGGTGGCGGGCGTGACCGGCGGCACCCTCTCGGCCCTGCTGGGGGCGCCGGTGGTGGCTCTGGTGCTGGGGCTGGCGCTGCTTGAGGGCCATGCGGCCGGTGCCCTGCTGATCGGTGTGCTGATCGGGCAGCTCAGCACTCGCGTGCTCTCCCGGGGGCGACTCGCGGCTTCAGAATGA
- a CDS encoding glycosyltransferase, whose amino-acid sequence MSRPPTRDSHLYLLNRNLVRQPRGLDLTALQLARLLLERYPHTSLTLAEFNPGLTEVARHHITAGRLPAAVRILSFFHWILHGSSVCSLVGPRLPAQIEPSWLRSFRRVSSHEGRVEKWVCRADRTQSFYWIRKDFDYLNFLSGSQKWKRDTYLSTGEHVRTQFLGAAGLVTDVFFRLSDHSIALTILRSRDSNATIDQPANDHVIQVVEHDHQSRACSMHSSLTPLIATWLQTLLTKECPEQHAVLLCDRLREYRPVLTTLRRVTTHPHLSCVAVAHNHHLAQRDNGHLSTSLRSSFEPDYTPYDLIVLQTQRQAKALRDRAPGPAYASVATGLPPEANLPKPSVRSLDIVSLGAFAAQKNHAAALRIARRVCAECPSARFRFIGQGRLKGAVQKQIEAYGLFENVVVEDRTDAPLQVFASSAVSILTSHYEGYPRVVLESLACGCPVVAFDIEYGPREMIVDGVNGVLITPGDESAFARHLIRLLTDDAFRDSLQHGAATRRQHLSSQLQQLQAWDDILQRLRHQHVAT is encoded by the coding sequence GTGAGCCGCCCTCCAACCCGCGACAGTCACCTCTACCTGCTCAATCGCAACCTGGTCAGGCAGCCGCGTGGGCTCGACCTCACAGCGCTCCAACTGGCCCGCCTCCTGCTGGAGCGGTATCCCCACACATCCCTCACTCTGGCTGAGTTCAACCCCGGTCTGACCGAAGTGGCTCGCCACCACATCACCGCAGGCAGGCTGCCTGCTGCTGTCCGGATCCTCAGCTTCTTTCACTGGATCCTGCACGGCAGCTCCGTCTGCTCCCTGGTCGGTCCCCGCCTGCCAGCTCAGATCGAGCCCTCATGGCTCCGCTCGTTCCGGCGTGTCTCCAGCCATGAGGGGCGCGTTGAGAAATGGGTCTGCCGAGCGGATCGCACTCAATCGTTCTACTGGATTCGCAAGGACTTCGATTATCTGAACTTCCTCTCCGGGTCTCAGAAGTGGAAGCGCGACACCTACCTCTCCACCGGTGAGCATGTGCGTACGCAGTTCCTTGGAGCCGCGGGGCTTGTGACCGATGTGTTCTTTCGGCTTTCGGACCACTCCATTGCTCTGACGATCCTTCGCTCCAGAGACAGCAACGCCACCATCGATCAACCCGCCAACGATCACGTGATCCAGGTTGTTGAGCACGATCACCAGTCACGAGCCTGCTCCATGCACAGCTCCCTCACTCCGCTGATCGCGACCTGGCTGCAGACGCTCCTCACGAAGGAGTGCCCCGAGCAGCACGCCGTTCTGTTGTGCGACCGCCTGCGGGAGTACCGGCCGGTCCTCACCACACTCCGCCGTGTCACCACCCACCCCCACCTGTCCTGTGTGGCGGTGGCGCACAACCATCACCTCGCTCAGCGCGACAACGGTCACCTCTCCACCTCCCTCAGGAGCTCGTTTGAGCCGGACTACACCCCGTACGACCTGATCGTGCTGCAGACGCAGCGTCAGGCCAAGGCCCTGAGGGACCGGGCCCCCGGTCCGGCGTATGCGTCGGTGGCCACCGGTCTCCCTCCCGAGGCGAATCTGCCGAAGCCCTCGGTTCGCAGCCTGGACATCGTTTCGCTCGGTGCCTTCGCAGCACAGAAGAACCATGCCGCCGCGCTTCGCATTGCGCGGCGCGTGTGTGCCGAGTGCCCTTCGGCTCGCTTTCGCTTCATCGGGCAGGGACGCTTGAAGGGCGCGGTTCAGAAGCAGATCGAGGCCTATGGCCTGTTCGAGAACGTTGTGGTTGAGGATCGAACGGATGCTCCGCTCCAGGTCTTCGCCTCGTCGGCTGTGTCCATCCTCACGAGCCACTATGAGGGCTACCCCCGAGTGGTCCTGGAGAGCCTGGCCTGCGGCTGCCCGGTTGTTGCCTTCGACATCGAGTATGGCCCCCGGGAGATGATTGTGGACGGGGTGAATGGTGTGCTTATCACGCCCGGCGACGAATCTGCGTTTGCCCGCCACTTGATCCGCCTTCTCACCGACGACGCGTTCCGGGATTCCCTCCAGCACGGTGCAGCCACGCGCCGGCAGCACCTCTCCAGCCAGCTCCAGCAGCTGCAGGCCTGGGATGACATCCTCCAGCGTCTGCGGCATCAGCATGTCGCCACATAG
- the argF gene encoding ornithine carbamoyltransferase, giving the protein MTTVPHEQLQRVLAPLSGRDYLSSTDADADQTRALLDLALQLKSGERRIDLSGRILGLIFTKASTRTRVSFNVAMARLNGQTLDLNPAVTQVGRGEPLEDTARVLSRYCDVLAVRTYDHEELERYAHWATVPVVNALTDLEHPCQALADYLTMEEHFGALQGLTMAYVGDGNNVAHSLVLAGALLGVNVTLACPQGYDPDAALMERAGVLAQSNGCRVQVVREPLEAVRGAHALYTDVWASMGQEEEQAIREKAFRGYCLDETLLSEADARAIVLHCLPAHRGEEISAGVMEGEASRVFDQAENRLHAQQALLAALMGGV; this is encoded by the coding sequence ATGACGACGGTGCCCCATGAGCAGCTCCAGCGGGTGCTCGCCCCGCTTTCCGGCCGTGACTACCTCTCCAGCACCGACGCCGACGCCGATCAGACCCGGGCCCTGCTCGATCTGGCCCTGCAGCTCAAGAGCGGTGAACGCCGCATCGACCTCTCTGGTCGGATCCTCGGGCTGATCTTCACCAAGGCCTCCACCCGCACCCGGGTGAGCTTCAACGTGGCCATGGCCCGCCTGAACGGCCAGACCCTGGATCTCAATCCGGCCGTGACCCAGGTGGGTCGGGGCGAACCGCTGGAGGACACGGCCCGCGTGCTCAGCCGCTACTGCGATGTGCTGGCGGTGCGCACCTACGACCACGAGGAACTGGAGCGCTATGCCCACTGGGCCACGGTGCCGGTGGTGAATGCCCTCACCGACCTCGAGCATCCCTGCCAGGCCCTGGCTGACTACCTCACGATGGAGGAGCACTTCGGGGCGCTGCAGGGCCTCACCATGGCCTATGTGGGCGATGGCAACAACGTGGCCCACTCGCTCGTGCTGGCCGGGGCCCTGCTGGGGGTGAACGTGACCCTGGCCTGCCCGCAGGGCTACGACCCCGATGCGGCGCTGATGGAGCGGGCGGGGGTGCTGGCTCAGAGCAACGGCTGCCGGGTGCAGGTGGTGCGGGAGCCGCTGGAGGCCGTGCGCGGCGCTCACGCGCTCTACACCGATGTGTGGGCCTCGATGGGCCAGGAGGAGGAACAGGCGATCCGGGAGAAGGCCTTCCGCGGCTACTGCCTCGATGAAACGCTGCTGTCGGAGGCTGATGCCCGGGCGATCGTGCTGCACTGTCTGCCGGCCCACCGGGGCGAGGAGATCAGCGCCGGGGTGATGGAGGGTGAGGCCAGCCGGGTGTTCGACCAGGCCGAGAACCGCCTCCACGCCCAGCAGGCCCTGCTGGCCGCTCTGATGGGCGGCGTCTGA
- a CDS encoding SOS response-associated peptidase — MCGRYSLTSRLDQLLPRLAGRLPPGLLEHYAPREQVRPGEPVLALRQEHGQIETALLLWGLIPAWLRQPRGRRPINARSESVAEKASFRGAWRHRRCLLPADGFLEWSGSPRRPWRIRRRDGAPFWLGGLWERWLGADGSELETCVVLTTEPNGLVAPLHERMPVIIPDGLEEAWLASCSGADLAALAPLMQPWDPGEWRADPLPAAAAAENRQLSFFSPPRSS; from the coding sequence ATGTGTGGCCGCTACTCCCTCACCAGCCGCCTGGACCAGCTGCTGCCGCGCCTGGCCGGCCGCCTGCCGCCCGGCCTGCTGGAGCACTACGCCCCCAGGGAGCAGGTGCGCCCCGGTGAACCCGTCCTGGCGCTGCGCCAGGAGCATGGCCAGATCGAGACCGCCCTGCTGCTCTGGGGCCTGATCCCCGCCTGGCTGCGGCAGCCGCGCGGGAGGCGACCGATCAATGCCCGCAGCGAGAGCGTGGCCGAGAAGGCCAGCTTCCGGGGCGCCTGGCGCCACCGCCGCTGCCTGCTGCCGGCCGACGGCTTCCTCGAATGGAGCGGCAGCCCCCGCCGGCCCTGGCGGATTCGCCGGCGCGACGGAGCGCCCTTCTGGCTGGGAGGCCTCTGGGAGCGCTGGCTGGGTGCCGACGGCAGCGAGCTCGAGACCTGCGTGGTGCTCACCACCGAGCCCAACGGGCTGGTGGCGCCTCTGCACGAGCGCATGCCGGTGATCATTCCCGACGGCCTGGAGGAGGCCTGGCTGGCGTCCTGCAGCGGGGCCGATCTGGCGGCGCTGGCGCCGCTGATGCAGCCCTGGGATCCGGGCGAGTGGCGCGCGGACCCTCTGCCCGCCGCCGCTGCCGCTGAGAATCGCCAGCTCTCCTTCTTCTCTCCGCCCCGATCCAGCTGA
- the ftsH gene encoding ATP-dependent zinc metalloprotease FtsH, producing MPIRQDDNQPNRRFGLINLILIGFGVLLLVSSFFPNQSMQVPRVPYSLFIDQVNDGAVKRAYITQDQIRYELANAEDGTPSVLATTPIFDMDLPQRLESKGVEFAAAPPKKPNIFTTILSWVVPPLIFILVLQFFARRSMGGGGAQGALSFTKSKAKVYVPDESSRVTFADVAGVDEAKQELTEIVDFLKTPERYAAIGARIPKGVLLVGPPGTGKTLLSKAVAGEAGVPFFIISGSEFVELFVGAGAARVRDLFEQAKKKAPCIIFIDELDAIGKSRSGSMGVVGGNDEREQTLNQLLTEMDGFSAKDKPVIVLAATNQPEVLDAALLRPGRFDRQVLVDRPDLSGRRTILGIYAGKVKLASAVDLDRIAQATSGFAGADLANLVNEAALLAARNNRNAVEQQDLNEAIERVVAGLEKKSRVLQDDEKRVVAYHEVGHAIVGHLMPGGSKVAKISIVPRGMSALGYTLQLPTEERFLNSKEDLEGQIATLLGGRSAEEIVFGKITTGAANDLQRATDIAEQMIGTYGMSDTLGPLAYDKQGGGRFLGGANNPRRAVSDATAQAIDREVRGLVDRAHDQALGILHANRDLLEAIAGRILEKEVIEGDELKDLLSRSLRPDGSGEALTDEVGQEVPA from the coding sequence ATGCCGATCCGACAGGACGACAACCAACCCAACCGGCGCTTCGGTTTGATCAACCTGATCCTGATCGGCTTCGGGGTGCTGCTGCTGGTCAGCAGCTTCTTCCCGAACCAGTCGATGCAGGTGCCGCGGGTGCCCTACTCCCTGTTCATCGATCAGGTGAACGACGGAGCGGTGAAGCGGGCCTACATCACCCAGGACCAGATCCGCTACGAACTGGCCAATGCGGAGGACGGAACGCCTTCGGTGCTGGCCACCACGCCGATCTTCGACATGGATCTGCCGCAGCGGCTGGAGAGCAAGGGCGTTGAATTCGCCGCCGCCCCCCCGAAGAAACCCAACATCTTCACCACCATCCTCAGCTGGGTGGTGCCGCCACTGATCTTCATCCTGGTGCTGCAGTTCTTCGCCCGTCGCTCGATGGGCGGCGGCGGCGCCCAGGGAGCCCTGAGCTTTACCAAGTCGAAGGCCAAGGTGTACGTGCCGGATGAATCCTCCCGCGTCACCTTCGCCGATGTGGCCGGCGTGGACGAGGCCAAGCAGGAACTGACTGAGATCGTCGACTTCCTCAAGACGCCCGAGCGCTATGCGGCCATCGGCGCCCGCATCCCCAAGGGCGTGCTGCTGGTGGGCCCTCCCGGTACGGGCAAGACGCTGCTCTCGAAGGCCGTGGCCGGTGAGGCCGGAGTGCCCTTCTTCATCATCTCCGGTTCGGAGTTCGTCGAACTGTTCGTCGGCGCCGGCGCGGCCCGGGTGCGGGATCTGTTCGAGCAGGCCAAGAAGAAGGCTCCCTGCATCATCTTCATCGACGAGCTCGATGCCATCGGCAAGAGCCGTTCCGGATCGATGGGCGTGGTCGGCGGCAACGACGAGCGGGAGCAGACGCTGAACCAGTTGCTCACCGAGATGGATGGCTTCAGCGCCAAGGACAAGCCGGTGATCGTGCTGGCGGCCACCAACCAGCCCGAGGTGCTGGACGCGGCGCTGCTGCGCCCCGGTCGCTTCGACCGTCAGGTGCTGGTGGACCGTCCCGACCTCTCAGGCCGGCGCACCATCCTCGGCATCTACGCCGGCAAGGTGAAGCTGGCCTCGGCGGTGGATCTCGACCGGATCGCCCAGGCCACCAGCGGCTTCGCCGGGGCCGACCTGGCCAACCTGGTGAACGAAGCGGCTCTTCTCGCCGCCCGCAACAACCGCAATGCGGTGGAGCAGCAGGACCTCAACGAGGCGATCGAGCGTGTGGTGGCCGGCCTGGAGAAGAAGAGCCGCGTGCTGCAGGACGACGAGAAGCGGGTCGTGGCTTACCACGAGGTGGGTCACGCGATCGTGGGGCACCTGATGCCGGGCGGCAGCAAGGTGGCCAAGATCTCGATCGTGCCGCGGGGCATGAGCGCCCTCGGCTACACGCTGCAGCTGCCCACCGAGGAGCGCTTCCTCAATTCCAAGGAGGATCTCGAGGGTCAGATCGCCACCCTGCTGGGAGGCCGCTCGGCCGAGGAGATCGTGTTCGGCAAGATCACCACCGGCGCCGCCAACGATCTGCAGCGGGCCACCGACATCGCCGAGCAGATGATCGGCACCTACGGCATGAGCGACACGCTCGGGCCGCTGGCCTACGACAAGCAGGGCGGCGGCCGCTTCCTCGGCGGCGCCAACAACCCGCGCCGTGCGGTGAGCGATGCCACCGCCCAGGCGATCGACCGGGAGGTGCGCGGTCTGGTGGATCGGGCCCACGATCAGGCCCTGGGCATCCTCCATGCCAACCGGGATCTGCTGGAGGCCATCGCCGGCCGCATCCTCGAGAAGGAGGTGATCGAGGGCGATGAGCTGAAGGACCTCCTGTCCCGGAGCCTGCGGCCCGATGGCAGCGGCGAAGCCCTCACCGATGAGGTGGGCCAGGAGGTGCCGGCCTGA
- a CDS encoding Npun_F0494 family protein: MSWASPSLRRASEALRCLPFTAGFYRRVAEGPLRADEICGDPALCSAGYSASQVDDDLIWLIRLGVLRREVDGQGLTERVRLTPLGRELLQHWPEGWPPPGPLMRLRQGLRRRWPRL, encoded by the coding sequence ATGAGCTGGGCTTCCCCCTCCCTGCGCCGGGCCTCCGAGGCGCTCCGCTGTCTGCCCTTCACCGCGGGCTTCTACCGGCGGGTGGCGGAGGGGCCCCTGCGCGCTGATGAGATCTGCGGCGATCCGGCCCTCTGCAGCGCCGGCTATTCCGCCTCCCAGGTGGACGACGACCTGATCTGGCTGATCCGGCTCGGGGTGCTGCGGCGCGAGGTGGACGGCCAGGGCCTCACCGAACGCGTGCGCCTCACGCCCCTGGGGCGCGAGCTGCTGCAGCACTGGCCTGAGGGCTGGCCGCCGCCGGGGCCGCTGATGCGGCTGCGACAGGGCCTTCGCCGCCGCTGGCCTCGGCTCTGA
- a CDS encoding nucleoside triphosphate pyrophosphatase, translating to MSEQASSPFAAPPAGRDLVLASASPARRRLLEQAGLPHRVLVSGLDERGIQHADARELVQRLAQAKAEAVADRLPETGGLGAIGEPPQEQLVLGCDSLLLFDGEACGKPADAEEACRRWQRMRGHWGDLLTGHCLLRRSDGSAGGWQTERAVISTRVTFAALSDQEIRDYVATGEPLACAGCFALEGKGGMVVERLEGCYSNVIGLSLPWLRRALQA from the coding sequence ATGTCCGAGCAAGCGTCCTCCCCCTTTGCCGCTCCACCGGCCGGGCGCGATCTGGTGCTGGCCTCCGCCTCGCCGGCCCGCCGCCGACTACTGGAGCAGGCCGGCCTGCCCCACCGGGTGCTGGTGAGCGGCCTGGATGAACGCGGCATCCAGCACGCGGATGCCCGGGAGCTGGTGCAGCGGCTGGCGCAGGCCAAGGCCGAAGCCGTGGCGGATCGGTTGCCGGAGACCGGTGGCCTCGGGGCGATCGGGGAGCCCCCGCAGGAGCAACTGGTGCTGGGGTGTGACTCCCTGCTGCTCTTCGACGGGGAGGCCTGCGGCAAGCCGGCCGATGCCGAGGAGGCCTGCCGCCGCTGGCAGCGCATGCGAGGCCACTGGGGCGACCTGCTCACCGGTCACTGCCTGCTGCGGCGCAGCGATGGCTCAGCCGGCGGCTGGCAGACGGAGCGAGCGGTGATCAGCACCCGCGTGACCTTCGCTGCGCTGAGTGATCAGGAGATCCGCGACTACGTGGCGACCGGTGAACCCCTGGCCTGCGCCGGCTGCTTTGCTCTGGAGGGGAAGGGAGGGATGGTGGTGGAACGCCTGGAGGGTTGCTACAGCAACGTGATCGGCCTCAGCCTTCCCTGGCTGCGGCGCGCTCTGCAGGCCTGA